GTTGCCGGGAAAAGGCTTAAAGCCATGTTGAATGAATGTTTGGGGAGCATTACGCGTTTCTGACAACTGAAAAAAATGATGTGCTTGTCACAGCTTTTTTGTGGTTAGAAGCGGTTTATCATGGCTTGGCACGGCTTCCTGCCCGGAGGCTTACAGCCCGGAGGGGGACTGTCCCTGGCTTCGGGACTGTCCCCTCTCTGGTTGTCAGAAACGCGTAATGCTCCCTATGTTTGGACCAAGGCATAAGAAGTTATTGTCTCTCACCCAATGTTGGATATAGTTGCGAAAACAATCACTCTCGATAGTGACAATTGGATGGATGGTTGCCGTTTCTGACATTTTGCCACATCCACATGCACCCGGACTTGCATGTTTCCTTCTCTTTAGGGACATCGTACCACCCATCACAAGAGGTCAGGCACATGTGATAGGCGTCCCATAGCGAGTATTCGCACGGCGGCACCGTTGTCTGGGCATGGGATTCGCGGGGCAGAAAGACTTGGAAAAGGGCCTGCAAGGCGGAATCCGACATGACCAGTCCGGACAGGCAGAGCATCAAGGCCAGGGCCGTTGTGGTGAAAAGCTTTCTCCATATTTTCCTCATGATTTTTCCTCCTTGGTTGAAAAACGCCTGCTTTGGACTTTTGCGGGGACATCATCATTGATGATGAATTCCTCCGACCCGCTCAACAGTATTTTTTCAGCAGGTGGCTGTCTGACGTTCACCAACAACAATTCTCCCCAAAGCCGCCGCTCCCGCCTGCCCACAATCAGGGCGAGTTATACGGTGAACGCCGCATAACTATGTAGTTTCCATCTGGAAACTCTTTTGATTCCCCCTTTTAAACCATGCTGTCAGGACAGGGGGGCAGCAGTTCAGCGACACAGAATCCGTTTCACGTTGTATTGTCGTATCGTCGTGGTACCCTCGACCAGCTCCACGTCAGATCCGATACACACCAGGGTCCCTAAAGTGTTTATAAAGGATCTGACGCATTGACCAACATTACTTCCGGTTTCCTTTGTAAAATCGCCGTCAAAGTCTCTGTGCGTATGTCCATCAAAAACAGTTCTGAATATGGACGCATATATGGCAGATGCCTTCCATCGTGCGGCCTCTTCCTCACTGATTTGGATGGGATTCCGGCCGTCCCCCAGGATGCAGACCTCAAAGGCGATCCTTTCACCTAAAGGGTCAGCATGGGCGGAAAGGACGGGCATGAGCAGAAAAAACGTTATCATCAGCGCGAAGCAAAGCCTTGTTTTCATAAGTCACCTCTCACTTTTTGCAGAAGCCGTATTGATTGTCCTTGAGGGGAAGAGCAACTATCCCCGCCTTCCAGCAAATAACCCACGATGTATTTCCAGGCATAGGGGTGAAATTGGAAATTCCGTCCGTGTCACCCCCCTGGATCGTAACCGACCTGATTTGCAGCCATCCTCTTTGACGAGGATTCTCCACATATATTCTTCCAGTCAGACCGGAAGGAACATAGTGCATGAAGTCCAGGGATAAGGTTTCTTTGGGATTCAAGCCAATGGTCATGGCCAGTTCACTGTGGTCCGTGCCGGGCGCCACGCCATACCCATCGACAAATACGCGATGATCGGTCTGATTGGTGATCGTTGCCTCAAATGCTGATGCATGGGAAGCGCCCAGAAAAAGTATCATCATTAAAAAAATCAAAGCGTTGTTTCTCATCTCTACCTCCATTTTCGTTGAGTGACAGGAAACCGAATACATCCTGTTGCCGGTTCTTTCCGTCGCATCCAATCTCTTACCTCTGCCAACCACCAGGGCATGGGGCTAAATCGCAAATATGGGCCTCGGAGGCTGCGCCTTGGACAGCCTCATCCCGCCAAAGAGCCCACTATTCCGAACAACCACAGCTCCCAAGCACCTCACTGTCCGGCGCGGACCGGCCACACGTGGGAGCGGGTGGACTTGTGGATGACGTCCACTTGGCCGCCGCGCATGGACACGGCCCACGCGGCGTCCCTGCGGCCCGCGTAGGCCGTGCTGGACCAGTAGCCGTACGACTGGACCCCGGTAAAGGGATGTCCGCTTTGAATTGCATGGTATATAGCCGAAAGCTCATCCCTGCTCGGCAGCCGCCATCCGCCAATTCCGGAGATGCTGAAAGAGCTGCACCCCCGCCAGGCGTCATCCCAATTCAACCAGCCGACCGGGTTGGCATCCTTGGTCCACATCAGCCCCGTCTCCGTGTCCGTCACCGTCCCGTTCCCATTGTCCGTGAACCGGGCCTGAGCTTCGCCGGACATGACCAGTCCGCTCAGGCAGAGAATAAAGGCCAGGGCCGCTGTTATGAAAAGCGCTCTCCACATTTTCCTCATGACGTTCCTCCTTGTTTGGGTGTTGATATTTCTCAATTATAGGCACTATCTATGCCATACAATAAAACCGTTAAATAACAATACGTTATGAAAAGCAGCCAGCCACGGTCAGTCATAAGTTTGCGCCAACATGGTTGGCGGTAGTTGGTAGTGGATATTATGATGAAGTTCTTAATCTTCAGTTGTGAAACGGTTGAGAGAGTTTTATCTTGACTTGGAAATTAATTAGAATTGAAAATAATAACAAGGTGTTTCTTGTGATCAAGGTTGAATTTAGCCTGGTCATGGTTGCTATGATCAGGAGTATCTGTTTAGTGCTTTGCATGTGGCACGGCTTCCTGCCCGGAGGCATACAGCCCGGAGGGGGGACTGGCTCTTCCGGGACCCGCTTGCCTCATAAATGAGACGTATACAACAGGGAGCATTACGCGTTTCTGACAACTGAAAAAATTGATGTGTTTGTCACATCTTTTATTGGGGTTAAAAGCGGTTTATCATGGCTTGGAACGGCTTCCTGCCCGGAGGCTTACAGTCCGGAGGGGGACTGTCCCTGGCTTCGGGACTGTCCCCTATCTGGTTGTCAGAAACGCGTAATGCTCCCTATACAACATCGGTTGATGCTCAAGCGGGTCCCCCGGAGTGCCTGTCCCCTGCTTTCCTTTATCTTCCAGCCATCAACGGGTAAGTTACTAAGCTTTTTCCGTGACCCTGCACGGAAAAAGTGGCCCCTTCGGGGCAGCTGAATGTTATGCTCTTGTAAAGTGGGGCCTGCTTCCAGCAGGCCTTCTTTAAAAACAGCCGGCATCCTGCCGGCTCCACTTACAATTGCCACAAGGACCAACAT
This genomic stretch from Desulfonatronovibrio magnus harbors:
- a CDS encoding DUF1566 domain-containing protein, translated to MRKMWRALFITAALAFILCLSGLVMSGEAQARFTDNGNGTVTDTETGLMWTKDANPVGWLNWDDAWRGCSSFSISGIGGWRLPSRDELSAIYHAIQSGHPFTGVQSYGYWSSTAYAGRRDAAWAVSMRGGQVDVIHKSTRSHVWPVRAGQ